In Festucalex cinctus isolate MCC-2025b chromosome 5, RoL_Fcin_1.0, whole genome shotgun sequence, a single genomic region encodes these proteins:
- the LOC144019173 gene encoding arrestin domain-containing protein 3-like, giving the protein MSIKLFSVEYDQVNERGTFSPGDVLSGSVTVVASKETKVQCLMVNAKGKAEVKWYDQNGRTTVLHQDEENYFDLEYIILQDKNKGDGSEIIRQGRSVYPFTFVIPNTDMPSSYDGKWGRIAFSLQAQLTQSIWSIHKTRIEFPFLTKSEFPFGSKSEMLIIGLQERQCATKISFYGSGKVTLNVTSEKMGLTQGETMEVSVEVINSSNRVVTPKFFLCEKQLFVAQSEAIMHTNEILFGKGESVSARSSRTISNVLSIPPQLNPTFLNCSMIKLEYTLKVTLGDPLARDPDIKLPLVILQASSQPCHQKTK; this is encoded by the exons ATGTCTATAAAGCTTTTCTCGGTGGAATACGACCAGGTGAACGAAAGAGGAACTTTCTCTCCTGGAGATGTCCTCTCTGGAAGCGTGACTGTGGTGGCCAGCAAGGAGACCAAAGTGCAGTGTTTGATGGTCAATGCGAAAGGAAAGGCTGAGGTCAAATGGTATGATCAAAATGGACGGACCACAGTGCTGCACCAAGATGAGGAGAACTACTTCGATTTGGAATACATTATTCTTCAGGATAAAAATAAAGGAGacg GATCAGAAATCATCCGTCAAGGGAGAAGTGTATATCCTTTTACTTTTGTGATTCCAAATAC AGATATGCCTTCATCGTATGATGGAAAATGGGGCCGAATCGCATTCAGTTTACAAGCTCAGTTGACTCAGTCAATCTGGAGCATCCACAAAACCAGGATTGAGTTCCCATTTCTTACCAAGTCCGAGTTCCCCTTTGGCTCCAAATCAGAAATGTTGATCATTGGACTTCAA GAACGGCAATGTGCAACCAAAATTTCATTTTACGGCTCTGGAAAGGTtactttaaatgtgacttcagaGAAAATGGGACTGACACAAG GTGAAACGATGGAAGTGTCTGTTGAAGTCATCAACAGCTCAAATCGTGTAGTAACACCCAAATTCTTCCTTTGTGAGAAGCAACTTTTTGTCGCTCAGTCGGAGGCGATTATGCACACAAATGAGATCCTTTTCGGTAAAGGAGAATCTGTTTCTGCTCGGAGCAGTCGCACCATAAGCAACGTTCTAAGTATTCCTCCCCAGCTCAACCCCACCTTCCTCAACTGCTCCATGATCAAGCTTGAGTACACACTCAAG GTCACACTTGGTGACCCATTGGCAAGAGACCCGGACATCAAACTTCCGCTGGTCATTTTACAGGCTTCATCTCAACCATGTCATCAAAAAACAAAGTGA
- the LOC144019760 gene encoding arrestin domain-containing protein 3-like isoform X2 produces MNFEGIVENGFKYHPKEDIATLKEPQHAWLKKQVKRSGSGTVTIVVCTEKKAYKPGEGIQVKIEINNQSTCSVTLKYILYREQSRISPGQMIIGTFPIAKKNARPVRAHSKETIITVMTIPRGIPPTISTGSPIQLQYKLKVCLGMTGSNSAYIRLPIFVLPNSLYSAKQLQQQLNALTFGDVLYPKPNPERRKAGKRPPKPRSMDTPPHY; encoded by the exons ATGAATTTTGAAGGAATTGTTGAGAATGGTTTCAAATATCATCCAAAAGAAGACATAGCTACACTTaag GAACCACAGCATGCTTGGCTCAAGAAACAAGTCAAAAGATCTGGCTCTGGAACCGTAACAATAGTTGTATGCACTGAAAAGAAGGCCTACAAACCAG GTGAAGGTATCCAAGTCAAGATTGAAATCAACAACCAGTCAACTTGTTCAGTGACGCTCAAGTACATATTGTACAGGGAGCAAAGTCGGATTTCGCCAGGTCAGATGATCATTGGCACGTTTCCTATCGCTAAGAAAAATGCCAGGCCTGTTCGTGCCCACAGCAAAGAGACCATCATCACTGTGATGACCATCCCAAGAGGGATACCTCCCACCATCTCAACGGGTTCACCCATCCAACTTCAGTACAAGCTGAAG GTCTGTCTGGGTATGACTGGCTCAAACTCCGCATACATCAGACTGCCGATATTTGTACTCCCCAACAGTCTATATTCTGCCAAACAACTTCAGCAGCAACTGAATGCTTTAACCTTTGGAGATGTTCTCTATCCAAAACCGAACCCAGAAAGGCGGAAGGCTGGAAAACGACCACCAAAACCCAGATCTATGGACACACCTCCTCATTACTAA
- the LOC144019760 gene encoding arrestin domain-containing protein 3-like isoform X1, which translates to MRGDIFRLQKKIFCKKIVKVCWSEGRGLKEEFVFQEPQHAWLKKQVKRSGSGTVTIVVCTEKKAYKPGEGIQVKIEINNQSTCSVTLKYILYREQSRISPGQMIIGTFPIAKKNARPVRAHSKETIITVMTIPRGIPPTISTGSPIQLQYKLKVCLGMTGSNSAYIRLPIFVLPNSLYSAKQLQQQLNALTFGDVLYPKPNPERRKAGKRPPKPRSMDTPPHY; encoded by the exons ATGCGAGGAGATATATTTCGATTACAAAAAAAGATCTTTTGTAAAAAG ATTGTGAAAGTGTGTTGGTCGGAAGGCCGCGGTTTGAAAGAAGAATTTGTATTTCAGGAACCACAGCATGCTTGGCTCAAGAAACAAGTCAAAAGATCTGGCTCTGGAACCGTAACAATAGTTGTATGCACTGAAAAGAAGGCCTACAAACCAG GTGAAGGTATCCAAGTCAAGATTGAAATCAACAACCAGTCAACTTGTTCAGTGACGCTCAAGTACATATTGTACAGGGAGCAAAGTCGGATTTCGCCAGGTCAGATGATCATTGGCACGTTTCCTATCGCTAAGAAAAATGCCAGGCCTGTTCGTGCCCACAGCAAAGAGACCATCATCACTGTGATGACCATCCCAAGAGGGATACCTCCCACCATCTCAACGGGTTCACCCATCCAACTTCAGTACAAGCTGAAG GTCTGTCTGGGTATGACTGGCTCAAACTCCGCATACATCAGACTGCCGATATTTGTACTCCCCAACAGTCTATATTCTGCCAAACAACTTCAGCAGCAACTGAATGCTTTAACCTTTGGAGATGTTCTCTATCCAAAACCGAACCCAGAAAGGCGGAAGGCTGGAAAACGACCACCAAAACCCAGATCTATGGACACACCTCCTCATTACTAA